The Bordetella sp. FB-8 genome includes a window with the following:
- a CDS encoding TRAP transporter substrate-binding protein translates to MQRRSFLKGAGLGAAAGGAALAVPALAADAPSFKWRLASAFTDRQNVLFEAAGVFADYVSDATDGRFVIRPASASEKAPASGVLEAVQKGQAEMGHAVSSLYQGISPAFCFDAAVPFGLTTRQMNAWMFEGDGLALTRDLFKDHGIVNFPLGNTGAHMGGWYRNEIKSIEAFKGLKIQATGLLGTLLAAMGASPQSLAAADVPAALDAGKLDAVPGAGTPYDDDKQGAPKSAGFYYYPGWWAGGTQASLYIGAKAWDSLPRPYQAVVKAASCAVHLDVTARYDARNAVALRRLVAGGAQLRAFPRSVLDAAWDASSTWYADMSGKDSKFKVLYDSCMATRGDMVSWFKVAEGAYEQYLASTLVFKQS, encoded by the coding sequence ATGCAACGTCGATCCTTCTTGAAGGGGGCTGGCCTGGGTGCCGCGGCGGGCGGTGCCGCCCTTGCCGTCCCGGCGCTGGCCGCCGATGCGCCGTCCTTCAAATGGCGTCTGGCTTCGGCCTTCACCGACAGGCAGAACGTGCTGTTCGAGGCCGCCGGCGTGTTTGCCGACTACGTCTCCGATGCCACGGACGGCCGCTTCGTCATCAGGCCCGCGTCGGCCAGCGAGAAGGCGCCGGCCTCGGGCGTGCTCGAGGCCGTGCAGAAGGGCCAAGCTGAAATGGGCCATGCCGTGTCCTCCTTGTACCAGGGCATCAGTCCGGCGTTCTGTTTCGATGCGGCCGTCCCCTTCGGCCTGACGACCCGGCAGATGAACGCCTGGATGTTCGAGGGCGACGGGCTTGCGCTCACGCGCGACTTGTTCAAAGACCATGGCATCGTCAATTTCCCCCTGGGCAATACCGGCGCGCACATGGGCGGCTGGTACAGGAACGAGATCAAGTCCATCGAGGCGTTCAAGGGCCTGAAGATCCAGGCAACGGGCCTGCTTGGAACCTTGCTGGCGGCCATGGGCGCATCGCCGCAGTCCCTGGCGGCGGCCGATGTGCCGGCCGCGCTCGACGCCGGCAAGCTGGATGCCGTGCCGGGCGCCGGCACGCCGTACGACGACGACAAGCAGGGCGCACCCAAGTCAGCCGGTTTCTACTACTACCCCGGCTGGTGGGCGGGCGGCACGCAGGCCTCGCTGTATATCGGCGCCAAGGCCTGGGACAGTCTGCCCAGGCCCTATCAGGCGGTGGTCAAGGCGGCCAGTTGCGCGGTGCACCTGGACGTGACCGCGCGCTACGATGCCCGCAATGCGGTGGCCCTGCGCCGCCTGGTGGCGGGTGGCGCCCAGTTGCGCGCCTTCCCGCGCTCGGTGCTGGATGCCGCCTGGGACGCGTCATCGACCTGGTATGCCGATATGTCGGGCAAGGATTCGAAGTTCAAGGTGCTTTACGACAGTTGCATGGCCACGCGGGGCGACATGGTGTCCTGGTTCAAGGTGGCCGAGGGAGCCTACGAGCAGTACCTGGCCTCGACACTGGTGTTCAAACAAAGCTGA
- the rplM gene encoding 50S ribosomal protein L13, whose product MKTFVAKPHEVQRDWFVIDAKGKVLGRVASEVARRLRGKHKPEFTPHVDTGDYIIIVNAADIVVTGNKSEDKKYFRHTTYPGGIRETNFRKMQERFPGRAIQKAVKGMLPKGPLGYAMIKKLKVYAGAEHPHTAQQPKPLEI is encoded by the coding sequence ATGAAGACCTTTGTGGCCAAGCCGCATGAAGTCCAACGTGACTGGTTTGTGATCGACGCCAAGGGCAAAGTCCTCGGTCGTGTGGCCAGCGAAGTCGCACGCCGCCTGCGTGGCAAGCACAAACCCGAATTCACGCCGCACGTTGACACCGGTGATTACATCATCATCGTCAACGCTGCCGATATCGTCGTTACCGGCAACAAGTCGGAAGACAAGAAGTACTTCCGTCACACCACGTATCCGGGCGGTATCCGCGAAACCAATTTCCGGAAGATGCAAGAGCGTTTTCCTGGCCGCGCCATCCAGAAGGCCGTCAAGGGCATGCTGCCCAAGGGTCCCCTGGGCTACGCGATGATCAAGAAGCTGAAGGTGTACGCTGGTGCCGAGCATCCGCATACCGCGCAGCAGCCCAAGCCGCTGGAAATCTAA
- the rpsI gene encoding 30S ribosomal protein S9 — protein sequence MIGNWNYGTGRRKTSVARVFIKKGTGNIIVNGKPVDEFFARETGRMIVRQPLELTGHVESFDIKVNVRGGGETGQAGAIRHGITRALIDYDAALKPSLSQAGFVTRDAREVERKKVGLRKARRRKQFSKR from the coding sequence ATGATCGGTAACTGGAACTACGGAACCGGCCGTCGCAAGACCTCGGTGGCTCGCGTTTTCATCAAGAAGGGCACGGGCAACATCATTGTCAACGGCAAGCCCGTCGACGAATTCTTCGCCCGTGAAACCGGCCGTATGATCGTGCGCCAGCCGCTCGAACTGACCGGCCACGTCGAATCGTTCGACATCAAGGTCAATGTGCGCGGCGGCGGTGAAACCGGCCAGGCCGGCGCCATTCGCCACGGGATCACCCGCGCCCTGATCGACTACGACGCGGCGCTCAAGCCCTCGCTGTCGCAAGCCGGCTTCGTCACCCGCGATGCCCGCGAAGTCGAGCGCAAGAAGGTCGGTCTGCGCAAGGCCCGCCGTCGCAAGCAGTTCAGCAAGCGCTAA
- the argC gene encoding N-acetyl-gamma-glutamyl-phosphate reductase produces MASKIKVGIVGGTGYTGVELLRLLSQHAQVELTAITSRKEDGMPVADMYPNLRGRVGLAFSTPEKARLADCDVVFFATPHGVAMAQAKELLAAATRIIDLAADFRLQDTAVFERWYKMPHSCPDILAEAAYGLVELNRDAVARARVIGNPGCYPTTVILGLAPLIEGGKKLVDTRTLIADCKSGVSGAGRKAEVGSLFSEASDNFKAYGVAGHRHSPEILAQLEKLAGGPVPLTFVPHLVPMIRGMFSTLYARILPEARDTDFQKLFEERYANEHFIDVMPAGSLPETRSVRASNTLRIAVQRPEQGGRPGDQLIILVVQDNLVKGAAGQAVQNMNLMFGLPESTGLDQVAILP; encoded by the coding sequence ATGGCATCGAAGATCAAAGTCGGCATCGTCGGCGGCACCGGCTACACCGGGGTGGAGCTGCTGCGCCTGCTGTCGCAGCACGCGCAGGTCGAACTCACCGCCATCACCTCCCGCAAGGAAGACGGCATGCCGGTCGCCGACATGTATCCCAATCTGCGCGGCCGCGTCGGGCTGGCCTTTTCCACGCCCGAGAAGGCCAGGCTGGCCGATTGCGATGTCGTCTTCTTCGCTACCCCGCATGGCGTGGCCATGGCCCAGGCCAAGGAACTGCTGGCTGCCGCCACCCGGATCATCGACCTGGCCGCCGACTTTCGCCTGCAGGACACGGCAGTCTTCGAGCGCTGGTACAAGATGCCGCACAGCTGCCCGGACATCCTGGCCGAAGCCGCCTACGGTCTGGTCGAACTCAACCGCGATGCCGTCGCCCGGGCCCGCGTCATCGGTAACCCCGGCTGCTATCCCACCACGGTCATCCTGGGCCTGGCCCCGCTTATCGAAGGCGGCAAGAAGCTGGTCGACACCCGGACCCTGATCGCCGACTGCAAGTCCGGCGTCTCCGGCGCCGGCCGCAAGGCCGAAGTGGGCTCGCTCTTTTCCGAGGCTTCCGACAACTTTAAGGCCTACGGCGTAGCCGGCCATCGGCATTCGCCCGAAATTCTCGCCCAACTCGAAAAGCTGGCCGGCGGCCCGGTGCCCCTGACCTTCGTGCCGCACCTGGTGCCCATGATCCGGGGCATGTTCTCGACCCTCTACGCCCGCATTCTGCCCGAGGCGCGCGACACCGATTTCCAGAAGCTGTTCGAAGAGCGCTACGCCAACGAGCATTTCATCGATGTCATGCCGGCCGGCAGCCTGCCCGAAACCCGTTCGGTGCGCGCGTCCAACACGCTGCGCATCGCGGTGCAGCGCCCTGAGCAGGGCGGCCGGCCCGGCGACCAGCTCATCATCCTGGTTGTGCAGGACAACCTGGTCAAGGGCGCCGCCGGTCAGGCCGTGCAGAACATGAACCTCATGTTCGGCCTGCCCGAATCGACCGGCCTGGACCAGGTCGCTATTTTGCCGTAA
- the erpA gene encoding iron-sulfur cluster insertion protein ErpA produces MNAVTETVDLQAPPPAPLIFTDSAAAKVKDLLLEEGNAELKLRVFVQGGGCSGFQYGFTFDETVNEDDTVLDKEGVQLLVDPMSFQYLVGAEIDYKEDIEGSQFVIRNPNATTTCGCGSSFSV; encoded by the coding sequence ATGAACGCCGTTACCGAAACCGTCGACTTGCAGGCCCCGCCGCCGGCCCCCCTCATTTTCACCGATTCGGCCGCAGCCAAGGTCAAGGACCTGCTGCTCGAAGAAGGCAACGCCGAATTGAAGCTGCGCGTGTTCGTGCAGGGCGGGGGCTGCTCGGGCTTCCAGTACGGCTTCACCTTCGACGAAACCGTCAACGAAGACGATACCGTCCTGGACAAGGAAGGCGTGCAGTTGCTGGTCGATCCCATGAGCTTTCAGTACCTGGTCGGCGCCGAGATCGACTACAAGGAAGACATCGAAGGCTCCCAGTTCGTCATCCGCAACCCGAATGCCACCACCACCTGCGGCTGCGGCTCGTCGTTCTCGGTCTAA
- a CDS encoding branched-chain amino acid ABC transporter substrate-binding protein: MNRFTKIAVISAFSLTAGAIASGAQAAEKPVKIGVQAPITGDYAAEGQGIQNGVKLLVEQQNAKGGLLGHKVEVVACDDEGKPSTAAICARKLVNDGVIAVIGTYTSGAALAAAPIYSAANVIQTSDGTSDELTQKGWKTFFRNAPPNSAEAVFTAQYLVKAKQYKRIVVLTDHSSYATGLADSVVASIKADGGNVVAKDFITAGTQDYSAVLTKIKSENPDAIYFSGYYTDGGLIRAQMEQLGIKAAFVGGDANQNEAFAKIAGPAAQGAIIVNIPSPDNLPYPEAKQFLADYVKAYGSQPPSIYTFTNADGLRAVFQAAQATKSIKPAKLIAYLHNMKGYNGLTGPFTWDAKGERVGSPFTAFEVQADGSYKTVYPTH; the protein is encoded by the coding sequence ATGAACCGATTTACGAAAATTGCCGTGATTTCCGCTTTCTCGCTCACGGCGGGGGCGATTGCGTCCGGCGCGCAAGCGGCTGAAAAACCGGTCAAGATCGGCGTGCAAGCGCCCATCACCGGGGATTATGCGGCCGAAGGACAGGGTATCCAGAACGGCGTCAAGCTGCTGGTCGAGCAGCAGAACGCCAAGGGCGGCCTGCTGGGCCATAAGGTCGAAGTGGTGGCGTGCGACGACGAAGGCAAGCCTTCGACCGCCGCCATCTGCGCCCGCAAGCTGGTCAACGACGGCGTCATCGCCGTGATCGGCACCTACACCAGCGGCGCCGCCCTGGCCGCCGCACCCATCTACTCGGCCGCCAACGTGATCCAGACCTCGGACGGTACCAGCGACGAGCTGACCCAGAAGGGTTGGAAGACCTTCTTTCGCAATGCGCCGCCCAACAGCGCCGAAGCCGTGTTCACCGCCCAGTACCTGGTCAAGGCCAAGCAATACAAGCGTATCGTCGTCCTGACCGACCACTCCAGCTACGCGACCGGCCTGGCCGACAGCGTGGTCGCCTCGATCAAGGCCGACGGCGGCAATGTGGTGGCCAAGGACTTCATCACCGCTGGCACCCAGGACTACAGCGCCGTGCTGACCAAGATCAAGTCTGAAAACCCCGACGCGATCTACTTCTCGGGCTACTACACCGACGGCGGCCTGATCCGCGCGCAGATGGAACAACTGGGCATCAAGGCGGCTTTCGTGGGTGGCGACGCCAACCAGAACGAAGCCTTCGCCAAGATCGCCGGCCCCGCGGCCCAAGGCGCGATCATCGTCAACATCCCCTCGCCGGACAACCTTCCCTATCCTGAAGCCAAGCAGTTTCTGGCCGACTACGTGAAGGCCTACGGCTCCCAGCCCCCGAGCATCTACACCTTCACCAATGCAGACGGCCTGCGCGCCGTGTTTCAGGCAGCCCAGGCCACCAAGTCCATCAAACCGGCCAAGCTGATTGCCTACCTGCACAATATGAAGGGCTACAACGGCCTGACCGGCCCCTTCACGTGGGATGCCAAAGGTGAGCGCGTAGGCAGTCCCTTCACGGCTTTCGAAGTGCAAGCCGACGGTTCCTACAAGACCGTGTACCCGACCCACTAA
- a CDS encoding branched-chain amino acid ABC transporter permease: MSSILQQLINGLTIGGIYALIALGYTMVYGVLKLINFAHGDLCILGAFIGLTTLTTGVFAGLPTPVLMALAFVIAVIAVAVTGTLLDRVAYKPLRRAHRLSPMVSALGASMMIENGIMLIWGPNVRVFPSNLLPNTTWHIGGAYLSFVQLLIMIGALVLMVALYFFVHHTRVGTAIRASAIDQDAARLMGINVNRVIAMVFVIGPALGAVGGLFIGLYYRQAYFTMGWSYGLNAFIAAIIGGIGNIPGAMLGGLLLGLFNVFAVGYVSSSWQDAITFGLLIAILLVRPSGLLGERVAEKV, from the coding sequence ATGAGCTCCATCCTGCAACAACTTATTAATGGTTTGACGATCGGAGGCATCTACGCGCTGATCGCGTTGGGCTACACGATGGTCTACGGCGTGCTCAAGCTGATCAATTTCGCCCATGGCGACCTGTGCATCCTGGGCGCCTTCATCGGCTTGACCACCCTGACGACCGGCGTGTTCGCCGGCCTGCCGACGCCGGTGCTGATGGCCCTGGCTTTCGTGATCGCCGTCATCGCCGTTGCCGTGACCGGCACCCTGCTAGATCGCGTCGCGTATAAGCCGCTGCGCCGCGCGCACCGCCTGTCCCCGATGGTCTCTGCACTGGGCGCCTCCATGATGATCGAGAACGGCATCATGCTGATCTGGGGGCCGAACGTGCGCGTGTTCCCCAGCAACCTGCTGCCCAATACGACCTGGCATATCGGCGGCGCGTATCTCAGTTTCGTGCAGCTGCTGATCATGATCGGCGCCCTGGTGCTGATGGTCGCGCTGTATTTCTTCGTGCATCACACTCGCGTGGGCACGGCCATCCGGGCCTCGGCGATCGACCAGGACGCCGCGCGGCTGATGGGCATCAACGTCAACCGCGTGATCGCCATGGTGTTCGTGATCGGCCCCGCGCTCGGCGCGGTGGGCGGCCTGTTCATCGGGCTTTATTACCGCCAGGCCTATTTCACCATGGGCTGGTCTTATGGCTTGAACGCCTTCATCGCGGCCATCATCGGCGGCATCGGCAACATCCCTGGCGCGATGCTGGGCGGCCTGCTGCTGGGCCTGTTCAACGTCTTTGCCGTGGGCTATGTGTCGAGCTCGTGGCAGGACGCGATCACGTTTGGACTCTTGATCGCAATCCTGCTGGTGCGGCCGTCGGGCCTGCTCGGCGAGCGCGTTGCGGAAAAGGTGTGA
- a CDS encoding branched-chain amino acid ABC transporter permease: MNKQVIDAASAPRAGESARGGARSMAWIGIVLWLAGLLLPVALSPAWVTIGGVFAIYAIVALSQDIVLGRAGIYDMGHAVYFGVGAYVTAILSLSFGWPVLWTIPVGIVAAAFLGAILSAPIVKLRGDYLLVVTIGFNAIFLLAMKNDIFGLTGGPDGLFGVAGPSVFGHDLGSQNDLFYLNWVALALVLWLMRNLNRSALGRTFRYIKYDELAATTLGVNSRRYKVVVFALAAAVAGLGGSLFAMQLSAVSPGSFTFADSVTLFAIVLVGGQASVPGVLLGTALMFVVPQVFSDLAQYRYFVFGIAMIVIMVLRPQGIWPARKGG, from the coding sequence ATGAACAAGCAAGTTATCGACGCGGCATCCGCGCCGCGTGCCGGCGAGTCCGCACGCGGCGGTGCGCGGTCCATGGCCTGGATCGGCATCGTGCTGTGGCTGGCTGGCCTGCTGCTGCCCGTGGCCTTGTCCCCGGCCTGGGTGACGATAGGCGGCGTCTTCGCCATCTACGCCATCGTCGCCCTGTCTCAGGACATCGTGCTGGGCCGCGCCGGCATCTACGACATGGGCCATGCCGTCTACTTCGGTGTCGGCGCCTACGTCACGGCCATCCTGTCCTTGAGCTTCGGCTGGCCCGTGCTGTGGACCATTCCGGTCGGCATCGTGGCGGCCGCGTTCCTCGGCGCCATCCTGTCCGCGCCCATCGTCAAGCTGCGCGGCGACTACCTGTTGGTGGTCACCATAGGCTTTAACGCGATCTTTCTGCTGGCCATGAAGAACGACATCTTCGGCCTGACCGGCGGCCCCGATGGCCTGTTCGGCGTGGCCGGGCCGTCCGTGTTCGGCCACGACCTGGGCAGCCAAAACGACCTGTTCTACTTGAACTGGGTGGCGCTGGCCCTTGTGCTCTGGCTCATGCGCAACCTGAACCGGTCGGCCCTGGGCCGCACCTTCCGCTATATCAAATACGACGAACTGGCCGCCACCACGCTGGGCGTGAACTCGCGCCGCTACAAAGTGGTCGTCTTCGCGCTGGCCGCCGCGGTTGCCGGACTGGGCGGGTCGCTGTTCGCGATGCAGCTGTCGGCGGTGAGTCCCGGCTCGTTCACGTTCGCCGATTCGGTCACGCTGTTCGCCATCGTGCTGGTCGGCGGACAGGCCTCGGTTCCCGGCGTGCTGCTGGGCACTGCCCTGATGTTCGTGGTGCCCCAGGTCTTCTCCGACCTGGCGCAATATCGCTACTTCGTCTTCGGCATCGCCATGATCGTGATCATGGTCCTGCGGCCGCAAGGCATCTGGCCCGCACGAAAGGGGGGCTGA
- a CDS encoding ABC transporter ATP-binding protein — translation MENNNQTAAQTLLELNNVGISFGGLRAVDQLGFRIERGQIVALIGPNGAGKTTVFNLITGVYRPTDGQVSWRGRDVTGLPPHRIAQLGIRRTFQTIRLFSDMTVLENVIAGQHLQIRQRWWQGLLNTPAQRREEKALVDKAMAVLERLDLADVAHEEATSLAYGVQRRVELARCLVADPELIILDEPAAGLNENESAELNDTIRAIRDSGVTVILVEHDMSVVMNVADNIVVINFGKKIAEGNPQAIRSNPLVIEAYLGQDDEDEALEREGQANS, via the coding sequence ATGGAAAATAACAATCAAACGGCTGCCCAGACGCTGCTGGAACTGAATAACGTGGGCATCAGCTTCGGCGGCTTGCGCGCGGTCGACCAGCTGGGTTTTCGCATCGAGCGAGGTCAGATCGTGGCCTTGATCGGTCCCAACGGCGCCGGCAAGACGACGGTGTTCAACCTGATCACGGGCGTGTACCGGCCGACCGACGGTCAAGTCAGCTGGCGCGGACGCGACGTGACGGGCCTGCCTCCGCATCGCATTGCCCAGCTGGGCATACGGCGCACGTTCCAGACCATTCGCCTGTTTTCCGACATGACGGTGCTCGAGAACGTGATCGCTGGTCAGCATCTGCAGATTCGCCAGCGCTGGTGGCAAGGGCTGCTGAACACGCCGGCGCAGCGCCGTGAAGAGAAGGCACTGGTGGACAAGGCGATGGCGGTGCTCGAACGCCTGGACCTGGCCGATGTCGCCCATGAAGAGGCTACCTCGCTGGCCTACGGCGTGCAGCGTCGCGTGGAGCTGGCGCGCTGCCTGGTGGCCGATCCGGAGCTGATCATCCTCGACGAGCCGGCCGCCGGCCTGAACGAAAACGAATCGGCCGAACTGAACGATACTATCCGCGCCATCCGCGACAGCGGCGTCACCGTCATTCTCGTCGAGCACGATATGAGCGTGGTGATGAACGTGGCCGACAACATTGTCGTGATCAACTTCGGCAAGAAAATCGCCGAAGGCAATCCGCAGGCAATCCGGAGCAACCCGCTCGTGATCGAGGCTTACCTGGGCCAGGACGACGAGGACGAGGCGCTGGAGCGCGAAGGACAGGCAAACTCATGA
- a CDS encoding ABC transporter ATP-binding protein, translating to MNPLLEVQDLRVNYGHIQALKGISLNVKEGEVVAILGANGAGKTTLMRTLSGLIAPHSGAIRFNGQETTKLGADRIVRLGIGQSPEGRRVFGTLSVAENLRLGGFTRPTAEIGQSCEYVYKIFPRLYERRTQLAGTLSGGEQQMLAIGRALVTKPKLLLLDEPSLGLAPIIIRNIFQVLGEVRDTGVTILLVEQNARMALKLADRGYVLEVGRMSHEGPARELLASPEIQAAYLGHG from the coding sequence ATGAATCCCCTGCTCGAAGTCCAAGACCTGCGCGTCAACTACGGCCATATCCAGGCGCTCAAAGGCATTTCGCTCAACGTCAAGGAAGGCGAAGTCGTGGCCATCCTGGGTGCCAACGGTGCCGGCAAGACCACGCTCATGCGCACCTTGAGCGGCCTGATCGCGCCCCATAGCGGCGCCATCCGTTTCAACGGCCAGGAAACCACCAAGCTTGGCGCCGACAGGATCGTGCGCCTGGGCATCGGGCAGTCGCCCGAAGGCCGGCGCGTTTTCGGCACTCTTTCGGTCGCCGAGAATCTGAGGCTGGGCGGTTTCACGCGCCCGACCGCCGAAATCGGCCAGAGCTGCGAATACGTCTACAAGATTTTCCCGCGGCTCTACGAGCGGCGCACGCAATTGGCCGGGACTCTGTCTGGCGGCGAGCAGCAGATGCTGGCGATCGGCCGCGCGCTGGTCACCAAGCCCAAGCTGTTGCTGCTGGACGAGCCCAGTCTGGGCCTGGCGCCCATCATCATTCGCAACATCTTCCAGGTGCTGGGGGAGGTGCGCGACACCGGCGTGACCATCCTGCTCGTCGAGCAGAATGCGCGCATGGCGCTCAAGTTGGCCGACCGCGGCTATGTGCTGGAAGTCGGCCGCATGAGTCACGAAGGTCCTGCACGCGAGCTGCTGGCTTCGCCGGAAATCCAGGCTGCTTACCTGGGCCACGGTTAA
- a CDS encoding AraC family transcriptional regulator, which translates to MNPTDLAWTASIASGELAGIVAHFSLLEPVFDTLPDVVFFVKDNQARYVLANRTLAARCGLKEPRVLLGKTAEQVFPTRFGRIYTAQDKAVLASGNKLIEQLELHLYPGRQPGWCMTTKLPLRDAQGEVIGVAGISRDLRAPEGSHPAYQRLAAVARHIQEHYARPLQLPQLAKQAHMSVAQIERYFHKIFHLTPRQMLIKARLDAASGLLAGDASITDIATLCGYNDHSAFTRQFKATVGMTPSQYRMLLLSSSRS; encoded by the coding sequence ATGAATCCAACCGACCTCGCCTGGACGGCAAGCATTGCTTCGGGCGAGCTGGCCGGCATAGTCGCGCATTTTTCCCTGCTTGAACCGGTGTTCGACACCCTGCCCGACGTGGTGTTCTTCGTAAAAGACAACCAAGCGCGCTATGTGCTGGCCAACCGCACGCTGGCCGCGCGCTGCGGTTTGAAGGAACCGCGCGTGTTATTGGGCAAGACGGCAGAGCAGGTCTTTCCGACCCGCTTCGGCCGCATCTATACGGCACAGGACAAGGCCGTGCTGGCGAGCGGCAACAAGCTGATCGAGCAACTCGAGCTGCACCTTTATCCGGGGCGCCAGCCCGGCTGGTGCATGACCACCAAGCTGCCGCTGCGCGATGCGCAAGGCGAGGTCATCGGCGTGGCCGGCATCTCGCGCGATCTGCGGGCCCCCGAAGGCAGCCACCCGGCCTATCAGCGCCTGGCGGCGGTCGCCCGCCACATCCAGGAACACTACGCCAGACCGCTGCAATTGCCGCAGCTTGCCAAACAGGCGCATATGTCGGTGGCGCAGATCGAGCGCTATTTCCACAAGATCTTTCATCTGACGCCGCGGCAGATGCTGATCAAGGCGCGGCTGGATGCGGCATCGGGGCTGCTGGCGGGGGATGCCAGCATCACCGACATCGCCACCTTGTGCGGCTACAACGATCACAGCGCTTTCACGCGGCAGTTCAAGGCTACGGTGGGGATGACGCCCAGCCAATATCGGATGTTGCTGCTGTCTTCTTCGCGTTCTTGA
- a CDS encoding FAD-dependent oxidoreductase, whose protein sequence is MRAAPKQFDILIIGAGPAGLSAAHVAAQSGARVGIVDDNIHPGGQIWRQGPAHPPSGPARALLDALARHPNLTRLCGTRVVQPLPDKRLQVEDAQRAQVLNYGRLILATGARERFLPFPGWTLPGVTGAGGLQALVKGGTPVTDQRIVVAGSGPLLWAAARTAQAQGAHIVAIVEQAAPRSVARFARALAFTPAKLAQAIRLRLDLWRTPYWRGAHVVAAHGDDRLRGVSVQRPGGNIELSCERLACAYGLLPNLELSTALGCASISYADAMAVQVDAWQRTSQTDIYAAGECTGVGGMELSTLEGRIAAHAALGRQDAARRLFAARERYRNFSRRLHAAFALNPCLRALSKDDTVFCRCEDVAYGEIAEHDSWRMAKLHTRCGMGPCQGRICGGAAAFCFGWQSANTRPPLSPTRIGTLAGLADTDAA, encoded by the coding sequence ATGCGCGCGGCCCCTAAGCAATTTGACATCCTGATCATCGGCGCCGGGCCGGCCGGGCTGTCCGCGGCGCACGTGGCCGCGCAGTCCGGTGCGCGCGTGGGCATCGTCGACGACAACATCCACCCAGGAGGCCAGATCTGGCGGCAAGGACCGGCCCATCCTCCCTCGGGTCCGGCGCGCGCGCTGCTCGATGCCCTGGCACGACACCCGAACCTGACGCGCCTGTGCGGCACGCGCGTGGTTCAACCTCTGCCGGACAAGCGCCTGCAGGTTGAGGATGCACAGCGCGCACAGGTGCTCAATTACGGCCGACTGATCCTTGCCACCGGCGCGCGCGAACGTTTTCTGCCCTTTCCCGGCTGGACTCTGCCCGGCGTGACCGGAGCAGGCGGCCTGCAGGCGCTCGTCAAGGGCGGCACGCCGGTGACGGACCAGCGCATCGTGGTGGCTGGCAGCGGACCGCTGCTGTGGGCAGCCGCCAGGACGGCGCAAGCGCAGGGCGCACACATCGTGGCGATCGTCGAGCAAGCGGCCCCCCGGTCCGTGGCACGTTTCGCCCGCGCGCTGGCTTTCACGCCGGCCAAGCTCGCGCAGGCGATCCGACTGCGGCTGGACTTGTGGCGCACGCCCTACTGGCGTGGCGCACACGTCGTCGCGGCGCATGGCGACGACCGCCTGCGCGGCGTTAGCGTGCAACGCCCTGGCGGCAACATCGAGCTGTCGTGCGAGCGGCTCGCCTGCGCCTATGGCCTCTTGCCGAACCTCGAGCTATCCACGGCGCTGGGCTGCGCGTCGATCTCTTACGCCGACGCGATGGCGGTCCAGGTCGATGCCTGGCAGCGCACTTCGCAAACCGATATCTACGCCGCGGGCGAGTGCACGGGTGTGGGCGGCATGGAGCTGTCGACGCTGGAAGGCCGCATCGCCGCGCACGCCGCGCTGGGGCGGCAGGACGCCGCGCGCCGGCTCTTTGCGGCGCGCGAACGTTATCGGAATTTCTCCAGGCGCCTGCATGCGGCGTTCGCGTTGAATCCATGCCTGCGCGCACTGTCCAAGGACGACACGGTATTTTGCCGCTGCGAGGATGTCGCCTATGGCGAGATCGCCGAGCACGATTCGTGGCGCATGGCCAAGCTGCATACGCGCTGCGGCATGGGACCCTGCCAGGGCCGCATCTGCGGCGGCGCGGCGGCATTCTGCTTCGGCTGGCAGAGCGCGAATACCCGCCCCCCCCTGTCCCCCACGCGGATCGGCACGCTGGCCGGCCTTGCCGATACGGATGCTGCTTAA
- a CDS encoding (2Fe-2S)-binding protein, which translates to MAEHIELDIDGRRVAVPTGVTVAAAIAHAMVDTLGSGVITRRSVSGALRGPLCGMGVCQECRVTINGRAHRLACQTPIAAGMRIETATDCGAPT; encoded by the coding sequence ATGGCTGAACATATCGAACTGGACATCGACGGGCGCCGCGTCGCCGTGCCGACCGGCGTCACCGTGGCTGCCGCAATCGCGCACGCCATGGTCGACACCCTGGGCAGCGGTGTGATCACGCGGCGCTCGGTATCCGGGGCCCTGCGCGGGCCGCTGTGCGGCATGGGCGTATGCCAGGAATGCCGCGTGACCATAAACGGACGCGCGCACCGTCTGGCCTGCCAAACGCCGATCGCGGCGGGCATGCGTATCGAAACGGCAACAGACTGCGGAGCACCGACCTGA